In the genome of Pseudomonas sp. P5_109, one region contains:
- a CDS encoding substrate-binding periplasmic protein, whose protein sequence is MALRGLMVLAFTIFCSFAQAGGGVATPPSVIHLASEDWEDYTAADGHGLGWDVLRQVFEPAGVKVDIRTEPYVRSLGLAERGEVDACVGSYRDESEGVLYPHWNFDTDHIYALGLASSPVPTPETVGSYRLAWVRGYDYQHYLPNVQHFAEVQRRTGIVSMLIHNRADYYIDAQTEVDYVRNRAKEPSLLRSTHIAELPLFLCFAKTPKARSLMALFDQRMEQLVKSGELKPIFERWKQPYPFDSD, encoded by the coding sequence ATGGCTCTACGCGGATTGATGGTGCTGGCGTTCACGATATTTTGCTCTTTTGCCCAGGCGGGCGGAGGGGTCGCTACGCCGCCATCGGTGATTCATCTGGCGAGCGAAGACTGGGAAGACTACACCGCTGCAGATGGACATGGCCTGGGTTGGGACGTGTTGCGCCAAGTGTTCGAGCCGGCGGGCGTCAAGGTCGACATCCGCACCGAGCCCTACGTGCGTTCGCTGGGCCTGGCCGAACGTGGCGAGGTCGACGCCTGTGTCGGTTCCTATCGTGACGAGTCCGAGGGTGTGCTCTATCCCCATTGGAACTTCGACACCGATCACATCTATGCCTTGGGCCTGGCCAGCAGTCCGGTACCCACTCCGGAAACCGTGGGCAGTTATCGACTGGCGTGGGTTCGCGGCTACGATTACCAGCATTACCTGCCTAACGTGCAGCATTTTGCTGAAGTGCAGCGGCGCACCGGCATTGTGTCGATGCTGATCCACAACCGTGCCGACTATTACATCGATGCGCAGACCGAAGTCGATTACGTGCGCAATCGCGCCAAGGAACCTTCCCTGTTGCGCAGTACCCATATCGCCGAATTGCCGCTGTTTCTGTGTTTCGCCAAGACCCCGAAGGCACGCAGCCTGATGGCCCTGTTCGATCAGCGCATGGAGCAACTGGTGAAAAGCGGCGAGCTGAAACCGATCTTCGAGCGCTGGAAACAGCCGTATCCGTTTGATTCGGACTGA
- a CDS encoding phosphatidylglycerophosphatase A, which produces MTDHPKQVPAEFVPPSVWRNPWHFLAFGFGSGTLPKAPGTWGSLVALPFIPLWQMLPDWGYWLMLGITMLFGFWLCGKVADDLRVHDHEGIVWDEMVGMWITLWLVPEGWQWLLAGFLMFRFFDILKPWPIRWIDRHVHGGVGIMLDDVLAGVFAWLAMQGLVWFFA; this is translated from the coding sequence GTGACAGATCATCCCAAACAGGTCCCGGCGGAATTCGTACCGCCGTCGGTCTGGCGTAATCCATGGCATTTCCTGGCGTTCGGCTTCGGCTCGGGCACCTTGCCAAAGGCGCCTGGCACTTGGGGGTCGTTAGTTGCGCTACCCTTTATTCCGTTGTGGCAGATGCTGCCGGACTGGGGTTACTGGCTGATGCTGGGCATCACCATGTTGTTCGGTTTCTGGCTGTGCGGCAAAGTGGCTGACGATTTGCGGGTACACGACCATGAAGGCATCGTCTGGGACGAAATGGTCGGGATGTGGATCACCCTGTGGCTGGTGCCGGAAGGTTGGCAGTGGTTGCTGGCGGGCTTCTTGATGTTCCGCTTCTTCGATATCCTCAAGCCGTGGCCGATTCGCTGGATCGACCGGCACGTGCATGGCGGCGTTGGCATCATGCTCGATGATGTCCTGGCCGGGGTGTTCGCCTGGTTGGCGATGCAGGGACTTGTGTGGTTTTTCGCCTGA
- the thiL gene encoding thiamine-phosphate kinase has protein sequence MGEFELIRNFFAAAPCAQGGEGVALGIGDDCALLAVPPGEQMAISTDTLVAGVHFADPCDPFLLGQRSLAVAVSDLAAMGATPVAFTLALTLPTVTADWLQAYARGLNLMAQSCGVALVGGDTTHGPLSLTMTVFGRVPAGLALTRSGARPGDLLCVGGDLGNAAGALPLVLGARTAQASIAEPLLAHYWSPQPQLGLGQALRGKATSAMDISDGLLADCGHIALASKVAIEVERERLPLSQSLVDFLGHADAQVAALSGGDDYVLAFTLPSVELPLLLADGWPIHVIGRVVTGQGVTLLDADGKDITPQTRGYQHFRESP, from the coding sequence ATGGGCGAGTTTGAGCTGATCCGCAATTTCTTCGCCGCCGCGCCTTGTGCGCAGGGCGGCGAAGGCGTTGCTCTCGGGATTGGCGATGACTGCGCCTTGCTGGCTGTTCCTCCCGGGGAGCAGATGGCGATTTCTACCGATACGCTGGTGGCCGGTGTGCATTTCGCCGATCCCTGCGATCCGTTTCTGCTCGGTCAGCGCTCGCTGGCCGTGGCCGTCAGCGACCTGGCTGCCATGGGCGCCACCCCGGTTGCCTTCACCCTTGCCCTGACCTTGCCGACGGTGACCGCCGATTGGTTGCAAGCCTATGCCCGTGGTTTGAACCTGATGGCGCAAAGCTGCGGTGTGGCATTGGTTGGCGGCGACACCACCCATGGACCGCTGAGCCTGACCATGACCGTGTTCGGTCGTGTGCCGGCTGGCTTGGCGTTGACCCGCAGCGGTGCGCGACCGGGCGATCTGCTGTGTGTCGGTGGCGACCTGGGAAATGCCGCCGGTGCCTTGCCCCTGGTGCTTGGCGCGCGCACGGCCCAAGCGAGCATTGCCGAGCCATTGCTGGCGCATTACTGGTCACCGCAACCACAACTCGGCTTGGGTCAGGCGCTGCGGGGCAAGGCCACTTCGGCGATGGATATCTCCGACGGTCTGCTCGCTGATTGCGGGCATATCGCGCTGGCCTCGAAGGTCGCTATCGAAGTCGAACGTGAACGTTTGCCGCTGTCGCAGAGCCTGGTCGACTTTCTCGGTCACGCGGATGCACAGGTGGCGGCCCTGAGCGGCGGCGACGATTACGTCCTGGCCTTCACACTCCCGTCCGTCGAGTTGCCGCTCTTGCTGGCCGACGGCTGGCCGATCCATGTGATTGGCCGTGTGGTGACGGGGCAGGGCGTGACGCTGCTGGACGCCGATGGCAAAGACATCACCCCGCAAACCCGGGGTTATCAACATTTTCGGGAGTCACCGTGA
- the nusB gene encoding transcription antitermination factor NusB, whose amino-acid sequence MISDESDRFNPRDPKPADAGKPSKSVKRREARQLATQALYQWHMAKQSLNEIEAQFRVDNDFTDVDGAYFREILHGVPQFKTEIDTALTPCLDLTIEELDPVELAVLRLSTWELLKRVDVPYRVVINEGIELAKVFGSTDGHKFVNGVLDKLAPRLREAEVKAFKR is encoded by the coding sequence GTGATTAGCGACGAAAGCGATCGTTTCAACCCGCGCGATCCAAAGCCTGCGGATGCCGGTAAGCCATCGAAAAGCGTCAAGCGTCGCGAAGCCCGTCAGCTCGCGACCCAGGCGCTGTACCAATGGCACATGGCCAAGCAGTCGCTGAACGAGATCGAAGCTCAGTTCCGGGTCGATAACGATTTCACCGATGTTGATGGCGCCTACTTCCGCGAAATTCTTCACGGGGTTCCGCAGTTCAAGACCGAAATCGACACCGCACTCACGCCTTGCCTCGATCTGACCATCGAAGAGCTCGACCCGGTTGAACTGGCGGTTCTGCGCCTGTCCACCTGGGAACTGCTCAAGCGCGTCGACGTGCCGTACCGCGTTGTGATCAACGAAGGTATCGAACTGGCCAAGGTCTTCGGTTCCACCGACGGCCACAAGTTCGTCAACGGTGTGCTCGACAAACTGGCGCCACGTCTGCGTGAAGCTGAAGTGAAGGCGTTCAAGCGCTAA
- the ribE gene encoding 6,7-dimethyl-8-ribityllumazine synthase, with amino-acid sequence MTLKTIEGTFIAPKGRYALVVGRFNSFVVESLVSGAVDALVRHGVSESDITIIRAPGAFEIPLVAQKVAQKGEFAAIIALGAVIRGGTPHFEYVAGECTKGLAQVSMEFGVPVAFGVLTVDSIEQAIERSGTKAGNKGAEAALSALEMVSLLAQLEAK; translated from the coding sequence ATGACCCTGAAGACCATCGAAGGTACCTTCATCGCCCCTAAAGGCCGCTACGCTCTGGTAGTGGGCCGTTTCAACAGCTTCGTCGTTGAAAGCCTGGTCAGCGGTGCAGTTGATGCCCTGGTTCGCCACGGCGTAAGCGAAAGCGACATCACCATCATCCGTGCGCCTGGCGCCTTCGAAATCCCGCTGGTTGCGCAGAAAGTCGCTCAGAAGGGCGAGTTCGCGGCAATCATCGCCCTGGGCGCGGTCATTCGTGGCGGTACTCCGCACTTCGAATACGTGGCTGGCGAATGCACCAAGGGCTTGGCCCAGGTATCCATGGAGTTCGGCGTACCGGTCGCTTTCGGCGTGCTGACCGTTGATTCCATCGAGCAAGCCATCGAACGTTCCGGCACCAAGGCCGGTAACAAAGGTGCCGAAGCTGCCCTGTCCGCTCTGGAAATGGTCAGCCTGCTGGCGCAGTTGGAGGCCAAGTGA
- the ribBA gene encoding bifunctional 3,4-dihydroxy-2-butanone-4-phosphate synthase/GTP cyclohydrolase II → MALNSIEELVEDIRQGKMVILMDDEDRENEGDLIMAAECCKPEHINFMAKHARGLICMPMSRERCELLRLPLMAPRNGSGFGTKFTVSIEAATGVTTGISAADRARTVQAAAARDAKAEDIVSPGHIFPLMAQAGGTLARAGHTEAACDLARMAGFEPSGVICEVMNDDGTMSRRAELEAFAAEHDIKIGTIADLIHYRMIHERTVQRIAEQPLDSELGQFNLVTYRDSVEGDVHMALTLGNVCAEEPTLVRVHNMDPLRDLLMVKQPGRWSLRAAMAAVAEAGSGVVLLLGHPLDGDVLLAHIRETADHAAVKKPTTYSIVGAGSQILRDLGVRKMRLMSAPMKFNAISGFDLEVVEYVPSE, encoded by the coding sequence GTGGCGCTCAATAGCATCGAAGAACTGGTTGAAGACATCCGCCAAGGCAAGATGGTCATCCTCATGGATGACGAAGACCGCGAGAACGAAGGCGACCTGATCATGGCCGCCGAGTGCTGCAAGCCCGAGCACATCAACTTCATGGCCAAGCACGCCCGTGGCCTGATCTGCATGCCGATGAGCCGCGAGCGTTGCGAACTGCTCAGGCTGCCGTTGATGGCGCCACGCAACGGTTCCGGTTTCGGCACCAAGTTCACCGTGTCGATCGAAGCGGCCACCGGTGTGACCACCGGCATCTCCGCCGCCGACCGCGCGCGTACCGTGCAGGCCGCCGCCGCCCGTGATGCCAAGGCTGAAGACATCGTCAGCCCGGGCCACATCTTCCCGCTGATGGCCCAGGCCGGTGGCACCCTGGCCCGCGCCGGCCACACCGAAGCGGCGTGCGACCTGGCGCGCATGGCCGGCTTCGAACCGAGCGGCGTGATCTGCGAAGTGATGAACGACGACGGCACCATGTCCCGTCGCGCCGAGCTGGAAGCTTTTGCAGCCGAACACGACATCAAGATCGGCACCATCGCCGACCTGATTCACTACCGCATGATTCACGAACGTACCGTTCAGCGGATTGCCGAGCAGCCACTGGACAGCGAACTGGGCCAATTCAACCTGGTGACCTATCGTGATTCGGTGGAAGGCGACGTGCACATGGCGCTGACCCTGGGCAATGTGTGTGCCGAAGAACCGACCCTGGTTCGCGTGCACAACATGGACCCGCTGCGCGACCTGCTGATGGTCAAGCAACCGGGCCGCTGGAGCCTGCGCGCCGCCATGGCTGCGGTTGCCGAGGCTGGCAGCGGCGTGGTGCTGTTGCTCGGTCACCCGCTCGATGGCGACGTGCTGCTGGCGCATATCCGCGAAACTGCCGACCACGCCGCGGTGAAAAAACCGACCACCTACAGCATTGTCGGTGCAGGTTCGCAGATTCTGCGCGACCTGGGCGTACGCAAAATGCGCCTGATGTCGGCACCAATGAAATTTAATGCGATATCCGGTTTCGATCTGGAAGTTGTAGAATACGTGCCCTCCGAATAA
- a CDS encoding riboflavin synthase, giving the protein MFTGIIESIGSIRALTPKGGDVRVHVETGKLDLSDVKLGDSIAVNGVCLTAVELPGNGFAADVSRETLDCTAMNDLKSGSPVNLEKALTPTTRLGGHLVSGHVDGVGEVVARTENARAVEFRIRAPKDLAKYIAHKGSITVDGTSLTVNAVDGAEFLLTIIPHTLSETIMASYQPGRRVNLEVDLLARYLERLLLGDKAAEPTAGSTITESFLAQNGYLKS; this is encoded by the coding sequence ATGTTTACCGGCATCATCGAATCCATCGGCAGTATTCGTGCATTGACCCCAAAGGGCGGTGATGTGCGGGTTCACGTCGAAACCGGCAAGCTCGATCTGAGCGACGTCAAACTGGGCGACAGCATCGCGGTCAACGGCGTGTGCCTGACTGCCGTCGAGTTGCCAGGCAACGGCTTTGCGGCGGACGTCAGTCGCGAAACCCTCGACTGCACCGCCATGAACGACCTGAAAAGCGGCAGCCCGGTCAATCTGGAAAAAGCCCTGACCCCGACCACTCGCCTTGGCGGACACCTGGTCAGCGGTCACGTCGATGGCGTGGGCGAAGTGGTTGCCCGTACTGAGAACGCGCGCGCCGTGGAATTCCGCATCCGCGCGCCGAAGGACCTGGCCAAGTACATCGCCCATAAAGGCTCGATCACCGTCGACGGCACCAGCCTGACCGTGAACGCAGTCGATGGCGCCGAGTTCCTGCTGACCATCATTCCGCACACCCTGAGCGAAACCATCATGGCGTCGTATCAACCGGGTCGCCGGGTGAACCTGGAAGTGGACTTGCTGGCCCGTTACCTGGAGCGCCTGCTGTTGGGCGACAAGGCCGCAGAGCCGACTGCCGGCAGCACCATCACCGAAAGCTTTCTGGCCCAAAACGGCTACCTCAAATCCTGA
- the ribD gene encoding bifunctional diaminohydroxyphosphoribosylaminopyrimidine deaminase/5-amino-6-(5-phosphoribosylamino)uracil reductase RibD, which produces MTTCAEQAILDAHFMARALELARKGHYTTHPNPRVGCVIVQGGQIVGEGWHERAGEPHAEVHALRAAGELARGATAYVTLEPCSHHGRTPPCADALVNAGVARVVAAMQDPNPEVAGRGLQRLSQAGIATESGVLESEARKLNQGFLKRMEHGLPYVRVKLAMSLDGRTAMESGESQWITGPAARSAVQRLRAQASVVLTGADTVLADNARLTVRADELGLDAGQTALAMSRPPLRVLVDGRLRVPLDAPFFKAGPALVATCVAVEEQYANGPECLIVPGYDGQVDLRQLLVELAARGVNEVLVEAGPRLAGAFAQLGLVDEFHIFIAGKFMGSSARPLLDWPLAQMKDAPELKIIEIRAIGDDWRVIAIPLPAASV; this is translated from the coding sequence ATGACCACCTGCGCAGAACAAGCGATCCTCGACGCCCACTTCATGGCCCGTGCCCTGGAGCTGGCGCGCAAGGGGCATTACACGACGCACCCCAATCCGCGAGTTGGTTGCGTGATCGTGCAGGGCGGGCAGATTGTCGGCGAAGGCTGGCATGAGCGCGCCGGTGAACCCCACGCCGAAGTCCACGCCTTGCGTGCTGCCGGTGAGTTGGCCCGTGGCGCCACTGCCTACGTCACCCTTGAACCTTGCAGCCATCACGGCCGTACACCGCCGTGCGCCGATGCGCTGGTGAATGCCGGCGTGGCCCGGGTGGTCGCGGCGATGCAGGACCCGAACCCGGAAGTCGCCGGTCGCGGTTTGCAACGCCTGTCCCAGGCTGGCATCGCCACTGAAAGCGGTGTGCTGGAAAGCGAGGCACGCAAGCTCAATCAAGGCTTTCTGAAACGCATGGAACACGGCTTGCCCTACGTGCGGGTCAAATTGGCCATGAGCCTGGACGGTCGCACGGCGATGGAAAGTGGCGAAAGCCAATGGATCACCGGCCCGGCGGCACGTTCGGCGGTGCAACGCCTGCGCGCCCAGGCCAGTGTGGTGCTGACTGGTGCCGATACGGTGCTGGCGGACAACGCGCGGTTGACCGTGCGCGCCGATGAGCTGGGGCTGGATGCCGGGCAAACGGCCCTGGCCATGAGCCGTCCGCCCCTGCGTGTGCTGGTCGATGGTCGTCTGCGGGTGCCGCTGGATGCGCCATTCTTCAAGGCTGGCCCGGCGCTGGTCGCCACTTGTGTCGCGGTGGAGGAACAGTACGCCAACGGCCCGGAATGCCTGATCGTGCCGGGCTACGATGGCCAGGTCGATCTGCGCCAGCTATTGGTCGAACTCGCCGCCCGTGGCGTCAACGAAGTGCTGGTCGAGGCCGGTCCGCGCCTGGCAGGTGCCTTTGCCCAACTCGGTCTAGTGGATGAGTTCCACATCTTCATCGCCGGCAAGTTCATGGGCTCCTCGGCGCGGCCACTACTGGACTGGCCGCTCGCGCAAATGAAGGATGCGCCCGAGCTTAAAATCATCGAAATTCGTGCTATCGGCGATGACTGGCGAGTCATCGCCATTCCTTTGCCAGCAGCAAGCGTATAA
- the nrdR gene encoding transcriptional regulator NrdR, translated as MHCPFCGANDTKVIDSRLVAEGEQVRRRRECLACGERFTTFETAELVLPRLIKTDGSRQPFDEEKLRAGMQRALEKRPVSVERLESSLVHIKHKLRATGEREVKSLVVGELVMAELQKLDEVAYIRFASVYRRFQDLNEFREEIDRLAREPVKE; from the coding sequence ATGCACTGTCCCTTCTGCGGTGCCAACGACACCAAGGTCATCGACTCGCGTCTGGTCGCCGAGGGCGAACAGGTGCGCCGCCGGCGTGAATGCCTGGCCTGCGGCGAGCGTTTCACGACGTTCGAGACGGCTGAACTGGTGTTGCCGCGCCTGATTAAAACCGACGGCAGTCGCCAGCCGTTCGACGAAGAAAAACTCCGCGCCGGCATGCAGCGCGCGCTGGAAAAGCGCCCGGTGAGCGTCGAGCGCCTCGAATCGTCGCTGGTGCACATCAAACACAAACTGCGCGCCACCGGCGAGCGCGAGGTCAAATCCCTCGTGGTCGGCGAACTGGTGATGGCCGAGCTGCAGAAGCTCGATGAAGTCGCCTACATCCGCTTCGCCTCGGTATATCGCCGCTTCCAGGACCTCAACGAGTTCCGCGAAGAGATCGATCGCCTGGCCCGTGAACCGGTGAAAGAATGA
- a CDS encoding YbaY family lipoprotein produces the protein MSLRPLILLSVFSLLVACGSDAPKPQPPTPGPAPQQAQKKAREAADLGPLPAYQRELSGTLQGVPAGAEVELALLVIDDKDRPQQLLASSSLIGNNQVLPFHLRFNPESFPTGARVELRGRASQSGQLILHLPSQLISQPTTQALGQLQFVKAP, from the coding sequence ATGTCGTTACGTCCGCTCATTTTGCTCAGTGTTTTCAGCCTGCTGGTGGCTTGCGGCAGCGATGCACCCAAGCCCCAGCCGCCAACGCCAGGCCCGGCGCCGCAGCAAGCACAGAAAAAAGCCCGGGAGGCCGCCGACCTCGGCCCGCTGCCCGCCTATCAGCGTGAGCTGAGCGGCACCTTGCAAGGCGTGCCGGCCGGCGCTGAAGTCGAACTGGCGCTGCTGGTGATCGACGATAAGGACCGCCCGCAACAATTGCTCGCCAGCTCCAGCCTGATCGGCAACAACCAGGTGCTGCCGTTTCACCTGCGTTTCAATCCGGAATCCTTCCCGACCGGCGCCCGCGTGGAACTGCGTGGCCGGGCCAGTCAGTCCGGCCAGTTGATCCTGCACCTGCCGTCGCAGCTGATCAGCCAACCGACCACCCAGGCCCTGGGCCAACTGCAATTCGTCAAAGCCCCATGA
- a CDS encoding class I SAM-dependent methyltransferase, with the protein MSAPLDLQRALAELLGDAQLVACPLPESDLKLWLIDGDNMDRAFSPEETRRILHEPPYWSFCWASGLAVARYLAANPHWVEGKRVLDFGAGSGVAGIAAAKAGALEVLACDLDPLAIAACRANAELNDVQLNYSTDFFAEADRFDLILVADVLYDRANLPLLDQFLSRGREALVADSRVRDFRHPLYQRIEMLEAMTLPDLAEPHEFRHVSLYHAQR; encoded by the coding sequence ATGAGTGCACCGCTCGACCTGCAACGGGCCTTGGCTGAATTGCTCGGCGACGCACAATTGGTGGCCTGCCCGTTGCCTGAAAGCGATTTGAAACTGTGGCTGATCGACGGCGACAACATGGACCGCGCCTTCAGCCCGGAAGAAACCCGGCGCATCCTGCATGAGCCGCCGTACTGGAGTTTCTGCTGGGCCAGCGGCCTGGCCGTGGCCCGTTATCTGGCCGCCAACCCGCATTGGGTCGAAGGCAAGCGGGTACTGGATTTCGGTGCCGGTTCCGGGGTGGCGGGGATTGCCGCGGCCAAGGCCGGCGCGCTTGAAGTGCTGGCCTGCGACCTCGACCCGCTGGCGATTGCCGCGTGTCGGGCCAATGCCGAGCTCAATGACGTACAGCTCAATTACTCGACGGATTTTTTCGCCGAGGCTGATCGCTTCGATCTGATCCTGGTCGCGGATGTGCTGTACGACCGGGCCAACCTGCCACTGCTCGACCAGTTCCTCAGTCGCGGCCGGGAAGCGCTGGTGGCGGACTCCCGTGTCAGGGATTTCCGTCATCCGCTGTACCAACGCATCGAAATGCTCGAAGCCATGACCCTGCCGGACCTGGCCGAGCCCCACGAGTTTCGGCATGTGAGCCTGTACCACGCGCAGCGTTAA
- the trxA gene encoding thioredoxin — protein MSQETPYIFDATTADFDQSVIENSFHKPVLVDFWAEWCAPCKVLMPMLQSIAESYQGELLLAKVNCDLEQDIVARFGIRSLPTVVLFKDGQPVDGFAGAQPESAVRALLEPHVQMPPPAAADPFEQAQALFDDSRFADAEALLKVLLGEDNTNAKALILYARCLTERGELGEAQAVLDAVKSDEHKAALAGAKAQIKFLGLAKDLPDAADLKARLAKDPLDDEAVYQLAIQQLARQQYDAALDALLKLFMRNRSYSEGLPHKTLLQVFELLGNDHPLVSTYRRKLFAALY, from the coding sequence ATGAGTCAGGAAACGCCGTACATCTTCGACGCCACGACTGCCGATTTCGACCAGTCGGTGATCGAGAACTCCTTCCACAAGCCAGTGCTGGTGGATTTCTGGGCCGAATGGTGCGCGCCCTGCAAAGTGCTGATGCCGATGTTGCAGAGCATTGCCGAGAGCTATCAGGGTGAGTTGCTGCTGGCCAAGGTCAACTGCGACCTCGAGCAAGACATCGTCGCCCGCTTCGGCATCCGCAGCCTGCCGACCGTGGTGCTGTTCAAGGACGGCCAGCCTGTCGACGGCTTTGCCGGTGCCCAGCCGGAATCCGCCGTGCGCGCCCTGCTCGAACCCCATGTGCAGATGCCGCCGCCGGCCGCCGCCGATCCGTTCGAACAGGCCCAGGCGCTGTTCGACGACAGCCGCTTTGCCGATGCAGAAGCCCTGCTCAAAGTGCTACTGGGTGAAGACAACACCAATGCCAAGGCGCTGATCCTCTACGCCCGTTGTCTGACTGAACGCGGTGAACTGGGCGAAGCGCAAGCCGTGCTGGATGCGGTCAAGAGCGACGAACACAAGGCCGCGCTGGCCGGCGCCAAGGCACAGATCAAGTTTCTCGGTTTGGCCAAGGACTTGCCGGATGCCGCCGACCTGAAGGCCCGGCTGGCGAAAGACCCGCTGGACGACGAGGCGGTCTATCAACTGGCGATCCAGCAACTGGCCCGTCAGCAGTACGACGCCGCGCTGGATGCCTTGCTGAAGTTGTTCATGCGCAACCGCAGCTACAGCGAAGGCTTGCCACACAAGACCTTGCTGCAGGTGTTCGAGTTGCTGGGCAATGATCACCCGCTGGTGAGCACGTATCGCCGCAAGTTGTTTGCTGCTCTCTACTGA
- a CDS encoding DUF2796 domain-containing protein translates to MRRLLLVLPFAMLPLAVAHAADEHDHEHGSLGAHEHGVGRLNAALDGKTLALELESPAMNLVGFEHVASSDADKAKVAAARARLEQPLALFNLPTAAGCVVENQELESPLFGDAPDADDDHDEDAKDEHHHDHSEIHAHYQFTCATPAALKTLDLANIFNSFPATQKIQVQLISPSGQQGVEVTAKSAALKF, encoded by the coding sequence ATGCGTCGTCTGCTTCTCGTTCTGCCGTTTGCCATGTTGCCGTTGGCTGTCGCCCATGCCGCCGATGAACACGATCATGAGCATGGCAGCCTGGGTGCCCACGAGCATGGAGTGGGCCGCCTGAACGCGGCGCTCGACGGCAAGACCCTGGCGCTGGAGCTGGAAAGCCCGGCGATGAACCTGGTGGGTTTCGAGCATGTCGCCAGCAGCGATGCCGACAAAGCCAAAGTCGCCGCCGCCCGCGCCCGGCTTGAGCAACCACTGGCCCTGTTCAACCTGCCGACAGCCGCCGGTTGCGTGGTGGAAAACCAGGAACTGGAAAGCCCGCTGTTCGGCGATGCCCCGGATGCCGACGATGACCACGATGAAGACGCCAAGGATGAACATCATCACGATCACAGCGAAATCCACGCCCACTACCAGTTCACCTGTGCCACTCCAGCGGCGTTGAAGACCCTGGACCTGGCGAACATTTTCAACTCGTTCCCGGCCACCCAGAAAATTCAGGTACAACTGATCAGCCCGAGCGGGCAGCAAGGGGTTGAAGTGACGGCCAAGTCTGCGGCCCTCAAATTCTGA
- a CDS encoding ABC transporter ATP-binding protein — MTQALIELSDLGFSWPGHPPLLDIPAFRLERGETLFLKGPSGSGKTTLLGLLGGVQKPDRGSIRLLGQELTQLSAGARDHFRVDHTGYIFQQFNLLPFLSVRENVELPCHFSKLRAERAKQRHGSVDKAAATLLAHLGLKDENILGRRADSLSIGQQQRVAAARALIGQPELVIADEPTSALDYDARENFIRLLFAECREAGSSLLFVSHDQSLAPLFDHNLSLAELNRAATPSEV, encoded by the coding sequence ATGACCCAAGCACTCATCGAACTGTCCGACCTGGGCTTCAGTTGGCCCGGTCACCCGCCACTGCTGGACATCCCGGCGTTTCGCCTGGAGCGCGGGGAAACCCTGTTCCTCAAAGGCCCCAGCGGCAGTGGCAAGACCACCCTGCTCGGCCTGCTCGGCGGCGTACAAAAACCTGATCGCGGCAGCATCCGCCTGCTCGGCCAGGAACTGACGCAACTCTCGGCCGGCGCCCGCGACCACTTCCGCGTCGATCACACCGGCTACATCTTCCAGCAGTTCAACCTGCTGCCGTTTCTGTCGGTGCGCGAGAACGTCGAACTGCCCTGCCACTTCTCGAAACTGCGCGCCGAACGGGCGAAACAACGCCACGGCAGCGTCGACAAAGCGGCCGCCACCTTGCTCGCTCATTTGGGCTTGAAGGATGAAAACATCCTCGGACGCCGCGCCGATTCGCTGTCCATCGGCCAACAACAACGAGTCGCCGCAGCGCGAGCCTTGATCGGCCAGCCGGAACTGGTGATCGCCGACGAGCCGACCTCGGCCCTCGATTACGATGCCCGCGAGAACTTCATTCGCCTGCTGTTCGCCGAGTGCCGCGAAGCCGGCTCGAGCCTGTTGTTCGTCAGCCACGACCAGAGCCTGGCGCCGCTGTTCGACCACAACCTGTCGCTGGCCGAACTCAATCGCGCCGCCACCCCGTCCGAGGTCTGA